The sequence CCTTCTGTATCCAAGCACCATAGCTTGGAATTGGAACAGAAATTACCGCTAGAGTAGCACTTAATAAAGCAAAATTTTTTCTTTTATTCATTGAAAAATTTCATCACTCCTTACTATTTGATTTTTCTCCTACCAAGCAGACTTTTTTTAAACTCTTATATTCAATTAAGAACTATCAAGCACTGCAATTTTTCCGTATTAAATGGGATTTAGGTATAATGCAGTTCATACAGTCTGTTCGCTCAAGAATGGATATATGGCTCCTGCAGGGGGTAATCCCTCAGGTTGGTCCCAGTAAAAAAGTAGACTTAGAAATAAATTCTATTGCCATTTTGTATTTAAATAATTTATAAAATTATGGAATGTAATGGAGAAGTAAATATAATCCAAAAGAAGTAACACCTGAATTGCCAGAATAACAGATAATCATATCACATGAAAGTTCATGTCTTTTGTAAAGACAATGCTTCGATAATTTTTATATCCACATAACATTGGTTACAAAAACACTCCAAATACCAGGATCAATTAATTGCATATCAAAGCCACCAACCTATTGGTAACTTAATTTCTAATAAATAAGTAAAATTGCTCTAAGCAATATGCAAAAATATAATGCATAAACTTTAAAATACGTTAATAACGGAATAAAGTGAAATCAGAATATAACGATATGAACAAGAACTTAGAAAATAACAGAAGATAAAAATACCATCACAGGAACATTGAAACACACTGAATAAGTTCCTCCAGTCTATGTAAAACAAACGGAAATAAATGAAACCTACAAAATACAATTTTAATAATGGAATTAAACGAATGGGATCATAGAAATGAATTCAGATATGAAAAACAGTTGCCTGCCTTGCCAGATAATTATATGATACCAGAAACATATTTAAATAAGTTGGTTTAGATGAGATTCAATTCAATGCAAGTCCATTGCAATACAAGTATTCAAAATGTTCCTTCCAAAATAGATCATAAAGATATAAAAACAAAAAGTCCATTTATCGATGACGAATCATCAAATGACCCAAATAAAACCTTATACCATATACGATTGAACAATATACTAAACGGGAATATTTGTCGATACTGACTTGAAAAATCAAATGATTGCTGTATAACTGTTTTCAACAGTCCCAACAACATGCTTTCACATAACAATAATTTAAAAAACGACCAGGCCTTTACTCCTGCAGTTATCAGAGATTATAACGAACCAACTAAAGAGACTAAACCACCTAATTCTCCAACCATTACAAACTCTTCTGCCATGCAAATCTGCCTTTAGCAATTGGACGCCCCATTTAAAGAAAAAACTCCCTGCAATGCAAGGAGTCTTCAAACCGTACATTTATCATATCAAACGGTAAGAGGATTCCATCCAAACTGCATACTGTTACCCGGCAACGAAACACTACAAACATTGCTTCCTGCCTACTATGACAGTATACAACAAACCGTTCAGAAAATCAACATGCTCAAGCAGAATATATGAAAGCTATATTCTACATCAAGATAGCCCCCTTTCATAACGTTCCATGGCAATCCCTTTTTAGGACATACCAATACCATACAGCTCATAATATTCCCCCAGACTGGCATAGAATCCGATTCCGGTCAATCTATTAGCAGTTCATCGACCGTAACAAAGGTATATCCCTGCTTTGTCAAAGTATCAATTACCTCCAGGGCTGCTTCCACTGAAGTCGGGTACACATCATGAAGAAGGATAATATCTCCAGGCTCCACGCGCTTTACAATATAACGCACTACCTTTTTTACGCTTTTTGTCTTCCAGTCTAGAGGGTCTAAGTTCCAGAGCACAACCGTCATGTCGGTTGTACATTCCAATTCTTCATTCCATGAACCATAAGGCGGCCGCAGATAATCAGGTCTTGTACCGGTAATTTCTTCGATCTGTCGGTTATTCTGTTCTATTTGCTGGCAAGCAGTTAACACAGATTCCTTGCTCATCTGCACATGAGTATATCCATGATTCCCGATTAAATGTCCATCCTCTTTCATCTGTTTCAAAATGGCCTCTTTCCCCTCCACATTTTCTCCAAGAATAAAAAATGTGGCATGGACCCCTCTCTTGCGAAGCCCGTCAAGAAGTCTTGGCGTATAAACGGAATGAGGGCCGTCATCAAAGGTCAATGCGATCTGCTTATCCCCAGAAAACTGCCTCCTGACCTCATCTCTTGCCTCTGCATCCGCACCCACGGGAAGGAACAGGGTACTCTTTGCCTCTGTGTATGATTGGTGCATAGCTTTTATAAATATAATATCCAATATAAAAACAACCAGTAAACAGGCCGCTTTCCATTTCATTTTCATTTTCCCATAAGCCCAGCTTTCTGCCATTATTAATAAACCTATGGAGTAATGGAGAAAAATAAAACCAAAACATTTCTGCCTTTTTCTATCTTTTCCCTTATATGATCTTATCCTGAGGTCTTATCCGCAGTATTAAAGAGAATTTTGTATGCAATCTTACAACATTGAATCAACCCACATTCCGCCTCTTCCCTATTCCCAGATATCCGGCATCTACAAAGCCATGGAAAACATCTCCAGACCAACAAAAAAGGACTGTTCCCATCTTTTAATGAGAACAGCCCTTAAAGCTTACATAAAAATCGAAGCTTTTCTTAAGCCATGCAAACGTTAACTGCCTGCAGACCACGGTTTCCTTCTGTTGTATCATAAGTTACTTTCTGGCCTTCTTCAAGAGTCTTGTAACCATCAGACATGATGCCGGAGAAGTGTACGAAAACTTCCTCGCCTGTTGCGTCATTTACGATGAAACCATATCCCTTAGCACCATTAAACCATTTTACTGTACCGTTGTTCATAACGTGTACCTCCTATAAAATAAAAAATATTTGATATATCGCCTGAAACAAAAAATCACATATTTTTGTAAATCATCATCCGAAAATAATGACTTACAAAAATATGTGAAATCATAACTCCATTCGATAATACACGTACATTCTACCCTGAATTTACAAAATTGTCAAGACTATTCTGTTATTTTACGCTAGAAAAAGACAGGGTTTTGTCCCCGTTTAAAAGGTACAAACCCTGTCCAAAATAATCATAAAATAAAATTATTTTAAAGTAACTTTAGCGCCTTCAGCCTCTAAAGAAGTCTTGATCTGCTCAGCCTCTTCCTTGGAAGCGCCAGCCTTTACTACCTTAGGAGCTCCATCAACTACGTCTTTAGCTTCCTTTAAGCCTAAGCCAGTAGCTTCACGAACAACTTTGATAACTTTAACTTTGTTAGGACCAACTTCGGTTAATTCTACGTCGAATTCAGTCTTCTCTTCTTCTGCTGCTGCAGGACCTGCTGCTGCAACTACTACGCCTGCTGCTGCAGATACACCAAATTCTTCCTCACATGCCTTTACTAATTCATTTAATTCTAATACAGATAATTCTTTGATCGCTTCGATAAATTCAGCTGTTGTTAACTTTGCCATGATAATATACCTCCGTATTTAATATGTTTTTTAAGGAAGTTCGATTCGCCTTATAGCTCACCGAACGGCTAATTTTCTAAGTCCAGGTATGCTTTGCTTACCTTTATTAAAAATCTTATGCCTCTGCTGCTTCTCCGCCCTGAGCATCTGCAATCTGCTTGAGAACGCGAGCAATGTTTGTGATAGGAGACTGGATGCTTCCAAGCAACTTTCCAAGAAGGATATCCCTGGAAGGAATGCTGGAGATCTTCTCCATACCTTTTGCATCATAATAAGCGCCTTCTACAACACCGCCCTTAATCTCTAAGGCTGGAGCTGTTTTTACAAACTCAGCCAGGATTCTTGCCGGAGCTGTTGCATCTGTCTTGGAAACAGCGATAGCTGTAGGTCCTTCCAGATTAGGTTCCAGAGCCTCAAATGCTGTACCCTGAGCTGCAAAACGGATCATTGTATTCTTATATACTTTGTAGGAAACACCAGCCTCTCTTAATTTCTTACGAAGTGCTGTATCCTGAGCAACTGAGATACCACGGTAATCTACAACTACCGCTGACTCAGCGCCATCAAGTAATTCTTTGATCTCGCTTACAACTGGCTGCTTTAATTCAACTTTTGCCATTATGGTTTACCTCCTGTTTAGTCTGAGCCTCCCGGCTGCCCGCAAGGCCCGCTCGTATAAACCGCAAAGAAAAACCCCTCCGCCGGATGGACGGAGAGGTCTACAATTCATTTACATAAAATGATTCTTGTACATTCCTCGGCAGGCGTTAACACCTTATGCCTTGCGGCACCTGCTGTCTTCGGCAGTCAATACTTGCATAGTATAACATTATTTATAATTAATGTCAACCACAAAACAAAATTAGTTCATTAACTTAGCTACGTTCAGTTTTACGCCAGGTCCCATAGTGGAAGCCAGTGTAACACTCTTTAAGTAGGCACCCTTAACTGCACTTGGTCTTGCTTTGACGATTGCATCAACAAGCGTCTGGAAGTTGTCCGCTAACTGTTCTTCTGTAAAAGAAGCTTTTCCAACTGGCACGTGGATAATATTTGTCTTATCAAGTCTGTACTCAACTTTACCAGCTTTGATATCGTTGATTGCTTTTGTTACGTCCATGGTAACAGTGCCAGCTTTTGGGTTTGGCATTAAGCCCTTTGGTCCCAGGACACGTCCCAGACGACCAACAACACCCATCATATCTGGTGTAGCAACAACTACATCAAATTCCAACCAGCCTTCGTTCTGGATCTTCGGAATCAATTCCTCAGCTCCAACAAAGTCTGCGCCTGCGGCCAGTGCTTCATCAGCCTTTGGGCCCTTAGCGAAAACTAAGATACGAACAGTCTTACCTGTACCGTGAGGAAGTACAACTGCACCACGGATCTGCTGGTCTGCGTGACGTCCGTCACAACCGGTTCTGATATGAGCTTCAATGGTTTCATCAAATTTAGCACTTGCATTCTGCTTAACTAAAGAGATTGCTACTGGTGCATCGTAGAGAACAGAACGATCTACTGTTTTAGCTGCCTCTGCGTATCTTTTTCCTCTTTTCATTCTAAATAACCTCCTAGTGGTATTGTCGGGGATTTTCCCTCCCACGTTCTTAAAACTTCATTAACTGCGATATTATAAGGAAGTTCGATTCGCCTATCGGCTGTCGAACGGCTATTTTCTAATTTCAAGCCGCACTTACGCTTGCTTTCATTAAGTAAAATATGCCAAGAAAATTATGCTTCAACTACTGTGATACCCATACTTCTTGCGGTACCAGAGACCATGCTCATAGCTGCTTCAACAGATGCAGCATTTAAGTCAGGCATCTTCAATTCAGCGATCTTCTGTAATTCAGCCTTAGTAATTGTAGCTACCTTTGTCTTATTAGGAACCGCAGATCCGGATTTGATCTTGCAGGCCTTCTTTAATAATACAGCAGCCGGTGGAGTCTTGGTTATGAAGCTGAAGCTTCTGTCAGCATAAACAGTGATAACAACCGGGATGATCAAGTCACCCTGATCAGCTGTTCTTGCGTTAAATTCCTTTGTAAACTGTACGATATTTACACCATGCTGTCCAAGTGCCGGACCTACAGGAGGAGCTGGTGTAGCCTTTCCTGCTGGAATCTGCAATTTGATATATCCTGTTACTTTCTTTGCCATAATAAGGCACCTCCTAAATAATGTGGTATTGTCGGGGATTTCCCTCCCACGAGCTTATACACGGGTATAAGCCGCTTTTACTTGTTACATCTTTTTTACTTCGCTGAAGTTTAATTCTACCGGAGTCTCCCGGCCGAACATCTCAACGCTCATGGTGATGGTTTTCTTACTTTCGTTGATGGACTTGATGGCACCAACCGTATCTTTCCATGCACCGGAAGTTACCACAACGGTATCTCCCACTTCAAAGCCAATGATGACCTCTTCGTTCTTGAATCCAAGTTTCTCCATCTCTTCTTCTGTCAGAGGAACCGGTTTTGATCCAGGACCTACAAAGCCTGTCACTCCACGGGTATTACGCACCACATACCATGTGTCGTCATTCATGACCATGTGAATCAGTACGTAGCCGGGAAACATCTTTTTATCCGCCTTCTTCTCAACGCCATTTTTCAGTTCAATGACGGATTCAAGCGGAACCGATACTTCCAGAATCTGATCCTGTAAGTTTCTGTTTTCGATTGTTTTCTCAATGTCAACCTTTACTTTATTCTCATAACCTGAATAGGTATGAACTACATACCAATGTGCTTCTGACATAAACTCACCTTAACCCTTACGAATTATAAGATAAAACTGAGACCAAACTTGATGATCAGATCAAGAATTCCGATAATCAGTCCTAAAGCAATCGCTGAAGAAATGACAGCGATCGTCTGTTTCGTTACGGTTTCTTTGTCAGGCCAAACGATTTTTGCAAACTCAGATTTTAAACCCTTAAAAAAGCTCTTCTTCTGAGCGCTCTCGTTGTTCACTGTATCTCCCATAATTTCACGTCCTTTACAAACTGATTACTTTGTTTCCTTGTGCATTGTATGGCTCTTACAGAATCTGCAGTACTTCTTGGTTTCCATTCTGTCCGGATGAGTCTTCTTATCCTTGGTCATGTTGTAATTACGCTGTTTGCATTCTGTACATGCCAGTGTGATTTTTGTGCGCACGACTTCCACCTCCACTTAAATTTTCATTGTTGTGTTTTAAGTCCCTTTTTCTGCTGCAAGCAATTTTGAGCATAAAAAAAAGACCTAAGCTCTTCCATTCGCCCAATTACTATAACATACAGACCAGGATTCGTCAATCTTTTTTTCTGAAAAACAATGATATTTACGGTATTTCGCCATTATATCATGTAGGCAAAAAAATTGCAAGTCCGGTTTGGAGGATTTAATGAATTTTTAAATCGGTTCCAGCCGGACCTGCTTCTATAATATTACGTATTCTGTGTTTTTTTGCTATGGCCTTACAGGCGTTCCGTCAGGAAGTCTTGAAAAGAGCCAGCCATGGTCCATATCCACCGCAGGATATTTTTCAGCCGCTTTTTCATCAAAACCGACTCCAATTCCCGGCTTGCCGTTTACATAGGCATATCCTTCTCTGATCTCCGGACAGCCCGGGAATACCTCCTGCTCCGCTTCACTGAAGCCGGAAAATTCCTGTATTCCGAAATTGTGGCTGTTTAAATCCAGATGCATCTGCACTGCCATTCCAATCGGAGATAAGTCATTTGGCCCATGCCATGCTGTCCGCACTCCGTAAGCCTCACAAAAATGTGCCAGCTTTCTGGCAGGTGTCAGTCCTCCGATAT is a genomic window of Lacrimispora sphenoides containing:
- a CDS encoding polysaccharide deacetylase family protein, with amino-acid sequence MKMKWKAACLLVVFILDIIFIKAMHQSYTEAKSTLFLPVGADAEARDEVRRQFSGDKQIALTFDDGPHSVYTPRLLDGLRKRGVHATFFILGENVEGKEAILKQMKEDGHLIGNHGYTHVQMSKESVLTACQQIEQNNRQIEEITGTRPDYLRPPYGSWNEELECTTDMTVVLWNLDPLDWKTKSVKKVVRYIVKRVEPGDIILLHDVYPTSVEAALEVIDTLTKQGYTFVTVDELLID
- a CDS encoding cold-shock protein, which produces MNNGTVKWFNGAKGYGFIVNDATGEEVFVHFSGIMSDGYKTLEEGQKVTYDTTEGNRGLQAVNVCMA
- the rplL gene encoding 50S ribosomal protein L7/L12 produces the protein MAKLTTAEFIEAIKELSVLELNELVKACEEEFGVSAAAGVVVAAAGPAAAEEEKTEFDVELTEVGPNKVKVIKVVREATGLGLKEAKDVVDGAPKVVKAGASKEEAEQIKTSLEAEGAKVTLK
- the rplJ gene encoding 50S ribosomal protein L10, giving the protein MAKVELKQPVVSEIKELLDGAESAVVVDYRGISVAQDTALRKKLREAGVSYKVYKNTMIRFAAQGTAFEALEPNLEGPTAIAVSKTDATAPARILAEFVKTAPALEIKGGVVEGAYYDAKGMEKISSIPSRDILLGKLLGSIQSPITNIARVLKQIADAQGGEAAEA
- the rplA gene encoding 50S ribosomal protein L1; this translates as MKRGKRYAEAAKTVDRSVLYDAPVAISLVKQNASAKFDETIEAHIRTGCDGRHADQQIRGAVVLPHGTGKTVRILVFAKGPKADEALAAGADFVGAEELIPKIQNEGWLEFDVVVATPDMMGVVGRLGRVLGPKGLMPNPKAGTVTMDVTKAINDIKAGKVEYRLDKTNIIHVPVGKASFTEEQLADNFQTLVDAIVKARPSAVKGAYLKSVTLASTMGPGVKLNVAKLMN
- the rplK gene encoding 50S ribosomal protein L11 — protein: MAKKVTGYIKLQIPAGKATPAPPVGPALGQHGVNIVQFTKEFNARTADQGDLIIPVVITVYADRSFSFITKTPPAAVLLKKACKIKSGSAVPNKTKVATITKAELQKIAELKMPDLNAASVEAAMSMVSGTARSMGITVVEA
- the nusG gene encoding transcription termination/antitermination protein NusG gives rise to the protein MSEAHWYVVHTYSGYENKVKVDIEKTIENRNLQDQILEVSVPLESVIELKNGVEKKADKKMFPGYVLIHMVMNDDTWYVVRNTRGVTGFVGPGSKPVPLTEEEMEKLGFKNEEVIIGFEVGDTVVVTSGAWKDTVGAIKSINESKKTITMSVEMFGRETPVELNFSEVKKM
- the secE gene encoding preprotein translocase subunit SecE encodes the protein MGDTVNNESAQKKSFFKGLKSEFAKIVWPDKETVTKQTIAVISSAIALGLIIGILDLIIKFGLSFIL
- the rpmG gene encoding 50S ribosomal protein L33, with protein sequence MRTKITLACTECKQRNYNMTKDKKTHPDRMETKKYCRFCKSHTMHKETK